A single genomic interval of Lynx canadensis isolate LIC74 chromosome A2, mLynCan4.pri.v2, whole genome shotgun sequence harbors:
- the LOC115527594 gene encoding putative gustatory receptor clone PTE01, with protein MAVSPYNPEDLDLCCDKGMGNRNSRGIESCLCSVEPDNLTDVLEFLLLGFSDDPERQPLTFSLFLSMYVVTMLGNLLIILAVSSDSHLHTPMYVFLSILSVADIGFTSTTVPKVILDIQTHNRVISHAGCLIQLSFFYLFGCLDSVLLTVMAYDRFVAICYPLYYPVIMNPRLCRLLILVSFLISLLDSQLQCLIVSQLTFCTNVEIPHFFCDPPQLFKLSCNDTSTNKIFMYFIGAIFGGIPVSGILFSYTRILSSVLRVPSTGGKYKAFSTCGSHLSVVCLFYGTGLGVYLGSTVSHSPRKDAVVSMMYAVVAPMLNPFIYSLRNRDIKRALQRLLNRTASS; from the exons ATGGCTGTTTCTCCCTATAACCCTGAGGATCTGGATCTTTGTTGTGACAAAGGCATGGGCAACAGGAACAGCAGAGGTATTGAAAG ctGTCTCTGCTCTGTGGAACCAGATAATCTAACAGATGTGTTGGAGTTCCTCCTCCTGGGGTTCTCAGATGATCCAGAACGGCAGCCTCTAACGTTCAGCCTGTTCCTGTCCATGTATGTGGTCACCATGCTAGGGAATCTGCTCATCATCCTGGCTGTCAGCTCTGACTCCCACCTCCATACCCCCATGTACGTCTTCCTTTCTATTCTGTCCGTGGCTGACATCGGTTTCACATCTACCACAGTCCCGAAGGTGATTTTGGACATTCAGACTCATAACCGAGTGATCTCCCATGCGGGCTGCCTGattcagttgtcttttttttatctttttggctGTTTGGACAGTGTACTCTTAACCGTGATGGCCTATGATCGATTTGTAGCTATTTGCTATCCTCTGTACTACCCAGTCATCATGAACCCCCGCCTCTGTCGCCTGCTGATTCTGGTGTCTTTTTTGATCAGCCTTCTGGACTCTCAGCTGCAATGCCTCATTGTGTCACAACTTACCTTCTGTACAAACGTGGAAATTCCCCATTTCTTCTGTGACCCTCCTCAACTCTTCAAGCTTTCCTGTAATGATACTTCCAccaataaaatattcatgtattttattggTGCCATCTTTGGTGGTATTCCAGTCTCAGGGATCCTTTTCTCTTATACACGAATTCTTTCCTCCGTTCTGAGAGTCCCATCAACAGGTGGGAAGTAcaaagccttctccacctgtggCTCTCACCTGTCagttgtttgcttattttatggGACAGGTCTTGGGGTGTACCTGGGATCGACTGTCTCACATTCTCCCAGGAAGGATGCAGTGGTTTCCATGATGTATGCTGTGGTTGCTCCCATGCTGAATCCcttcatctacagcctgaggaacaggGACATCAAGAGGGCCTTGCAGAGGCTCCTTAACAGAACAGCCTCGTCTTAA